The Marivivens sp. LCG002 genome contains a region encoding:
- a CDS encoding nickel-dependent hydrogenase large subunit, producing the protein MTITPNGFDLDNTGRRIVVDPVTRIEGHMRCEVNVDENGVIRNAVSTGTMWRGLEVILKGRDPRDAWAFTERICGVCTGTHALTSVRAVEDALGISIPDNANSIRNMMQLNLQIHDHVVHFYHLHALDWVNPVNALRADPKATSELQQAVSPSHPLSSPGYFRDVQNRLKKFVESGQLGLFKNGYWDNPAYKLPPEADLMATTHYLEALDLQKEIVKVHTIFGGKNPHPNWLVGGVPCPINVHGVGAVGAINMERLNLVSSIIDKCIEFNRNVYLPDVKAIGGFYKNWLYGGGLSSQACLAYGDIPENPNDFSPEQLHLPRGAIINGNLNEVHDVDPRDPEQIQEYVDHSWYEYGEPGMGLHPWDGVTQPKYELGPNAKGTKTNILELDEGAKYSWIKAPRWKGHAMEVGPLARYVVGYAKGHEDIKDQVDGFLRDMNLPLDAVFSTLGRTAARALESEYCGRLQKHFFDKLITNIKNGDSSTANVEKWDPSTWPKEAKGVGMTEAPRGALGHWIKIKDGRIENYQCVVPTTWNGSPRDTAGNIGAFEASLMNTPMERPDEPVEILRTLHSFDPCLACSTHVMSPDGDELTTVKVR; encoded by the coding sequence ATGACCATTACTCCGAACGGTTTCGATCTCGACAACACGGGTCGCCGCATCGTCGTCGACCCCGTGACCCGCATCGAAGGTCACATGCGCTGTGAAGTGAACGTCGATGAAAACGGTGTGATCCGCAACGCAGTCTCCACGGGCACGATGTGGCGCGGTCTCGAGGTGATCCTCAAGGGCCGTGACCCGCGTGACGCTTGGGCCTTTACCGAGCGGATTTGCGGCGTTTGCACGGGCACGCACGCGCTCACGTCTGTGCGTGCGGTCGAAGATGCCCTTGGCATCTCGATCCCCGACAACGCGAACTCGATCCGCAACATGATGCAGCTGAACCTGCAAATCCATGACCACGTCGTGCACTTCTACCACCTGCACGCCCTCGATTGGGTGAATCCCGTCAACGCGCTTCGTGCCGATCCCAAAGCGACATCGGAGCTTCAACAGGCCGTAAGTCCCTCGCACCCGCTCTCTTCACCCGGTTACTTCCGCGATGTGCAGAACCGGCTCAAGAAGTTCGTCGAAAGCGGCCAACTCGGACTTTTCAAGAACGGCTATTGGGACAACCCCGCTTACAAATTGCCGCCCGAAGCGGACCTTATGGCGACCACGCATTACCTTGAAGCGCTTGATCTGCAGAAGGAAATCGTCAAGGTCCATACGATCTTCGGCGGCAAGAACCCGCATCCGAACTGGCTTGTCGGCGGTGTGCCCTGTCCGATCAATGTGCACGGCGTGGGCGCTGTCGGCGCGATCAACATGGAGCGCCTCAACCTCGTCAGCTCGATCATCGACAAATGCATCGAGTTCAACCGCAACGTCTATCTGCCTGACGTCAAGGCCATCGGCGGGTTCTACAAGAACTGGCTCTATGGTGGGGGTCTCTCCTCGCAGGCCTGCCTTGCCTATGGCGATATTCCCGAGAATCCGAACGATTTCTCGCCCGAGCAGCTTCACCTGCCGCGCGGCGCGATCATCAACGGCAACCTGAACGAAGTGCATGACGTCGATCCGCGCGATCCCGAGCAGATTCAGGAATATGTCGACCACTCGTGGTATGAATACGGCGAGCCGGGCATGGGTCTTCACCCGTGGGATGGCGTCACCCAGCCCAAGTATGAACTCGGTCCGAACGCCAAGGGCACCAAGACCAACATCCTCGAGCTCGACGAAGGCGCCAAGTATTCGTGGATCAAGGCCCCGCGCTGGAAAGGTCACGCGATGGAAGTCGGTCCGTTGGCCCGCTATGTCGTCGGCTATGCCAAAGGTCACGAGGACATCAAGGATCAGGTCGACGGCTTCTTGCGCGACATGAACCTTCCGCTTGATGCGGTGTTCTCGACGCTAGGTCGCACTGCGGCGCGCGCGCTCGAGTCCGAGTATTGCGGCCGCCTGCAAAAGCACTTCTTCGACAAGTTGATCACCAACATCAAGAATGGCGACAGCTCGACCGCAAACGTCGAGAAGTGGGACCCTTCGACTTGGCCCAAAGAAGCCAAGGGCGTCGGCATGACCGAAGCTCCGCGCGGTGCACTCGGTCACTGGATCAAGATCAAGGATGGCCGCATCGAGAATTACCAATGCGTTGTTCCGACCACTTGGAACGGCTCTCCGCGCGATACCGCGGGCAATATCGGCGCTTTCGAAGCCTCGCTCATGAATACGCCGATGGAGCGCCCCGACGAGCCCGTCGAAATCCTGCGCACGCTCCACAGCTTCGATCCGTGCCTTGCCTGTTCGACGCACGTCATGTCGCCCGACGGCGACGAGCTGACCACTGTTAAAGTTCGCTAA